In the Hordeum vulgare subsp. vulgare chromosome 7H, MorexV3_pseudomolecules_assembly, whole genome shotgun sequence genome, one interval contains:
- the LOC123408164 gene encoding transcription factor MYC2-like, with protein sequence MDDELINPCSSFPVCPPSCQFSTVEVEHHNQFIEFASCEVPEQWLLSDVVVPAKSDDAGRLWPELSLLSTVSDFSELPTVSLPASTKPQPAAKRQGRKSGTRSQRPNVSHVEAERKRRHKLNRRFCDLRAAVPNVSRMDKASLLADAVTCIAELRSRLSRLEDESKQAAAARWEKSASSRCCVGNDFQHHLAGNEAVEVRMLGREAAAVRMTTAAGSVPHAPARLMGAVRSLELHVHHACVSCRPGETVQDVVVDVPAALPDLR encoded by the coding sequence ATGGACGACGAGCTAATCAACCCGTGCTCCTCCTTCCCTGTCTGTCCGCCGTCCTGCCAGTTCTCCACAGTTGAAGTCGAGCACCACAACCAGTTTATCGAGTTCGCCTCCTGCGAGGTCCCCGAGCAGTGGCTGCTCAGCGACGTCGTCGTTCCGGCCAAGAGTGACGACGCGGGCCGCCTGTGGCCCGAGTTGTCCCTGCTCTCCACGGTCTCCGACTTCTCTGAGCTTCCAACTGTGAGCCTCCCGGCTTCCACGAAGCCGCAGCCGGCGGCCAAGCGGCAGGGACGTAAATCGGGAACCCGCTCCCAGCGGCCCAACGTTAGCCACGTGGAGGCGGAACGGAAGCGGCGCCATAAGCTGAACCGTCGCTTCTGCGACCTCCGCGCTGCCGTGCCCAACGTGTCCCGCATGGACAAGGCCTCTCTCCTCGCCGACGCGGTCACGTGTATCGCCGAGCTCCGCAGCCGACTGTCGCGGTTGGAGGACGAGAGCAAGCAGGCGGCCGccgcgaggtgggagaagagcgcATCCTCCCGCTGTTGCGTTGGCAACGACTTCCAGCATCACCTTGCCGGCAACGAGGCAGTGGAGGTGCGGATGCTTggtcgggaggcggcggcggtgcgtaTGACGACGGCCGCAGGGTCCgtcccgcatgcgccagcgcgacTAATGGGCGCGGTCCGGTCACTGGAGCTGCATGTGCATCACGCGTGCGTGAGCTGCAGGCCGGGCGAGACGGTGCAGGATGTGGTCGTTGACGTGCCCGCTGCGCTGCCAGACTTGAGGTAA